In the Pseudanabaena sp. PCC 7367 genome, one interval contains:
- a CDS encoding phycobilisome rod-core linker polypeptide produces the protein MTFTKTSIDRKSTKAEREAALIQVYRQVLERQPYEFERRLLVKLEKDFLKGKLGVRHFIRELAASSVYLDNFYFNTSTPKFIEFCFKHFLGRAPVDHQEMQSYAIIFAQSGTNGVISAILGSDEYAKAFGCFTIPHPRQMNVYHSPQNFIESGILNHEHTCQRGTKVPTMFWRELGLNCDGGTCVHPEVDGKYRMKEELLEALDANLIDDKMIEMVQALKREEEELARKKQELANRQSEIAKRRALSQGMTKR, from the coding sequence ATGACTTTTACTAAAACCTCAATCGATCGCAAATCCACCAAAGCAGAGCGCGAAGCTGCACTCATCCAAGTCTACAGACAGGTTTTAGAGCGGCAGCCCTACGAGTTTGAAAGAAGATTACTTGTAAAACTTGAGAAAGATTTCTTAAAAGGTAAATTGGGAGTGCGTCACTTTATCCGTGAACTCGCAGCGTCTAGCGTTTACCTTGACAATTTCTATTTCAATACCTCAACCCCCAAATTCATTGAGTTCTGTTTCAAGCATTTTCTGGGTCGGGCTCCGGTTGACCATCAAGAGATGCAATCCTATGCAATTATCTTTGCCCAATCCGGCACCAATGGTGTAATTAGCGCCATCCTTGGTTCCGATGAATATGCTAAGGCCTTTGGTTGCTTTACTATTCCCCATCCCCGGCAGATGAATGTTTACCATTCGCCCCAGAATTTTATTGAATCAGGCATTCTAAACCATGAGCACACCTGCCAACGTGGCACAAAGGTGCCGACTATGTTCTGGCGTGAACTGGGACTAAATTGCGATGGTGGTACCTGCGTTCATCCAGAAGTAGATGGCAAATACCGGATGAAAGAAGAATTACTGGAAGCCTTGGATGCTAATTTAATTGATGACAAAATGATCGAAATGGTTCAGGCGCTGAAGCGTGAGGAAGAGGAGTTAGCCAGAAAGAAGCAGGAGCTAGCCAATCGGCAAAGTGAGATCGCTAAGCGCAGAGCTCTGAGCCAAGGCATGACCAAGAGGTAG
- a CDS encoding sterol desaturase family protein — protein MKLAIAFCLLFLVFGTLERLFPLRREQKCFRKNWLTDVAHFFINHVAINVGTFAIGVILYVLFHASIDPTLQTAIRSQPPLLQFLEAFFLAQLIFYIIHRAAHTLPWLWRFHAIHHSSTELDWLASARLHPMEMILVNLATGVPLFWLGFTKETFGAYLIVGAFLPIFNHANIKVRLPILRWIIATPEYHHWHHSNDPQARDKNFAGLPVIDLMFGTFYLPEQKMPKTYGVDEAIPSGYWRQMLYPFKKVKPD, from the coding sequence ATGAAATTAGCGATCGCCTTTTGTCTCTTATTCCTGGTGTTTGGCACTCTGGAGCGCCTATTCCCGCTACGCAGGGAGCAAAAATGCTTTCGCAAAAATTGGCTTACCGACGTGGCTCACTTTTTTATTAATCATGTGGCGATCAATGTGGGTACGTTTGCGATCGGCGTGATTTTATATGTCCTATTCCATGCATCGATCGATCCAACATTACAGACCGCAATTCGATCGCAGCCGCCCTTGCTGCAATTCCTGGAAGCCTTTTTTCTGGCTCAACTAATTTTCTATATCATCCATCGTGCTGCCCACACTCTGCCCTGGTTGTGGCGATTCCATGCGATCCACCACAGCAGCACCGAACTCGATTGGTTAGCTTCGGCGCGATTGCATCCCATGGAAATGATTTTGGTGAATTTGGCGACCGGAGTGCCCCTGTTCTGGTTGGGGTTCACGAAGGAAACCTTTGGTGCTTATTTGATCGTAGGCGCGTTTTTGCCAATTTTTAACCATGCCAACATCAAGGTGAGGTTGCCGATCCTGCGCTGGATTATTGCCACCCCTGAGTATCACCATTGGCACCACAGCAATGACCCACAGGCTAGGGACAAGAATTTTGCGGGATTACCAGTTATCGATCTGATGTTTGGCACTTTCTATCTGCCTGAACAAAAAATGCCGAAAACCTATGGGGTGGATGAGGCGATCCCGTCGGGCTATTGGCGACAGATGTTGTATCCGTTTAAAAAAGTTAAGCCTGATTAA
- a CDS encoding phycocyanin — protein sequence MFAITRSVEDKIAALECAYLKDSDLFSLEQYATGFAERLKTYEMLRDHADQIANGALELLARDYPALMQKRGDRCKYDIHEVLRYMASSILRNDEHYFRDQMVDWLNTILVSYQVTTECAAAYSHLYEVISQVLPAKCAALAKPYTDMVVGTLRGAY from the coding sequence ATGTTTGCGATTACACGATCGGTTGAAGATAAGATTGCTGCACTGGAATGTGCCTATCTAAAGGATAGTGACTTGTTTAGTTTAGAGCAGTATGCTACTGGGTTCGCCGAGCGCCTAAAAACCTATGAGATGCTCCGTGATCATGCTGACCAGATTGCCAATGGTGCACTGGAGCTATTGGCAAGAGATTATCCTGCTCTGATGCAAAAACGGGGCGATCGCTGTAAGTATGATATACATGAAGTCCTGCGTTATATGGCTTCATCTATTCTGCGTAATGATGAGCATTATTTCCGTGACCAGATGGTTGACTGGTTGAACACAATTCTCGTTTCCTACCAGGTCACAACCGAATGCGCTGCCGCCTATTCCCATCTGTACGAAGTAATCAGTCAGGTGTTACCGGCTAAATGTGCCGCATTGGCCAAACCCTATACAGATATGGTGGTTGGCACTTTAAGAGGAGCCTATTAA
- a CDS encoding phycocyanin, whose translation MFTITRSFEGMILEPERSYLQDNDLRELEQYAHSFTDRLKAYELVRDYADEIVLDALKRLAADYPEQARANKQDKCQYDMTIVLRYMALSMLREDEHFFRDKMIDWLGTVITSSHVRAECADGYTKLYKVISSRLPANRAVMFKPYIDIAIATFKGSLQ comes from the coding sequence ATGTTTACGATTACACGCTCATTTGAAGGCATGATCCTGGAGCCGGAGCGGTCTTATTTACAAGATAATGATCTCCGTGAGCTAGAGCAATATGCCCATAGTTTTACCGATCGCCTAAAGGCCTATGAGCTAGTTCGTGATTATGCTGACGAAATTGTGCTGGATGCACTCAAGCGATTGGCTGCGGACTATCCAGAGCAAGCTAGAGCTAATAAGCAAGACAAGTGTCAATACGATATGACGATCGTTTTGCGCTATATGGCTCTATCGATGCTGCGTGAAGATGAACATTTCTTCCGCGACAAAATGATTGACTGGTTGGGAACGGTGATTACTTCAAGCCATGTTCGGGCTGAATGTGCGGATGGCTATACCAAATTGTATAAAGTAATTAGTAGCAGATTGCCTGCCAATCGGGCAGTAATGTTTAAGCCCTATATTGATATTGCGATCGCTACGTTCAAGGGTTCTTTGCAATAG
- a CDS encoding ABC transporter ATP-binding protein, whose product MEPAILVQDLHKSYGDREAVNGLSLQIEPGQIYGLLGPNGAGKTTTIRCICTLTKPDRGVVKVCGQSDARAIRTCLGYVAQEVALDKVLTGKELLELQAALYHIPRKQIRDRVQSVLALVQLSEYANEKTGNYSGGLKKRLDLAAGLLHQPQVLVLDEPTVGLDIQTRLIVWDFLRQLKADGITILITSHYLEEIDALADRVAIIDRGKVIAEGTPTQLKSEVGGDRLTIKIQEFTERSQAEQTLELLKDLPFVRSSSINPTQGNALNLVITPDPDAISKVQSVCDRQGISLFSLTQSRPSLDDVFLTATGQTIQDIEIAQAEAEAAMGKKKKKK is encoded by the coding sequence ATGGAGCCAGCAATTTTAGTCCAGGATCTACATAAAAGCTATGGCGATCGTGAGGCGGTAAACGGCCTTTCCTTGCAGATCGAGCCAGGTCAAATCTATGGATTATTGGGGCCAAATGGTGCTGGGAAAACCACCACAATTCGCTGTATTTGCACCCTCACCAAACCCGATCGCGGCGTGGTTAAGGTCTGTGGTCAATCAGATGCCCGGGCGATCCGCACCTGTTTGGGGTATGTGGCACAAGAAGTTGCCCTTGATAAGGTGCTCACTGGCAAAGAATTATTAGAATTACAAGCGGCCTTGTATCATATTCCCCGCAAACAAATCCGCGATCGGGTGCAGTCTGTGCTGGCGCTGGTTCAACTCAGTGAATATGCCAACGAGAAAACCGGTAATTATTCCGGTGGCCTCAAAAAACGCCTCGATCTAGCCGCTGGCCTGTTGCATCAGCCTCAAGTCCTGGTTTTGGATGAACCAACCGTGGGCCTGGATATTCAAACCCGCTTGATTGTGTGGGATTTTTTGCGCCAGCTCAAAGCTGATGGCATTACGATCCTGATTACCAGCCATTATCTGGAAGAAATTGATGCCCTGGCCGATCGGGTGGCAATTATCGATCGTGGCAAGGTGATTGCCGAAGGTACGCCAACCCAGCTCAAATCAGAAGTAGGTGGCGATCGGCTCACAATTAAAATTCAGGAATTCACCGAACGATCGCAAGCGGAACAAACCCTGGAGCTGCTCAAAGATCTACCCTTTGTGCGCAGTAGCTCGATCAATCCCACCCAGGGTAATGCCCTCAATTTAGTAATTACGCCCGACCCCGATGCGATTAGTAAGGTGCAAAGTGTGTGCGATCGCCAGGGTATTAGTTTGTTCAGCCTGACCCAATCGCGTCCCAGTTTGGATGATGTGTTTCTAACTGCCACCGGGCAAACAATCCAGGATATTGAGATCGCCCAGGCTGAGGCGGAAGCGGCGATGGGTAAGAAAAAAAAGAAAAAGTAA
- a CDS encoding Era-like GTP-binding protein: MDYLDYVELASDRLEQYLAQTAGKLTELEITRLKSLQAKLKTRTIEIAAFGLVSRGKTALLNALAGKKIGATGATHGTTQAIATESWADIGKAAIEPISNVPDSNVPDSNVPDSNVPDINSLDIDSSAKLANNFAPAAPSTSQGEKPTEPAIIQSDRSYIVQYSHKARLKLVDTPGLDEIDGEARAEMAIAAAKQADLILFVVAGDLNRTEYEALKLLKQTGKPLLLVFNKVDLYATADQQAILASLQRAASELGIATEEIILAAAEPMPMRVRIQYAGGTDPADSVDAIEIVEKYEQPMPQIEPLKKHLLDLLNQSGRALLAINVLQQLREIQITLSDRHIQDLPTPRTLASISFVIKVITLAILPTFELDVLASAAIDSCLILAWVWGYPLPRVGWWGIAIVLNAIISAGWAIEAELTQIVWIGATMPAMLTLLQRELQAGAAGGKLGAASLLAKIHQETANAPT, translated from the coding sequence TTGGATTACTTGGATTATGTTGAATTAGCCAGCGATCGCCTGGAGCAATATTTAGCCCAAACTGCCGGAAAATTGACGGAGCTAGAAATAACCCGGCTGAAGTCGCTCCAAGCAAAGCTGAAAACCCGTACCATTGAGATCGCGGCTTTTGGGCTGGTATCACGGGGCAAGACTGCTTTGCTCAATGCGTTGGCAGGCAAGAAAATTGGCGCAACTGGGGCGACCCACGGCACTACTCAGGCGATCGCCACTGAGAGCTGGGCAGATATTGGCAAGGCCGCGATTGAACCGATAAGTAATGTCCCAGATAGTAATGTCCCAGATAGTAATGTCCCAGATAGTAATGTCCCAGATATTAATAGCTTAGATATTGATAGCTCAGCTAAATTAGCAAACAACTTCGCACCAGCAGCCCCATCTACCAGCCAAGGTGAGAAGCCAACGGAGCCAGCGATAATACAAAGCGATCGCAGCTATATAGTTCAATATTCCCATAAGGCCAGGCTAAAACTAGTCGATACGCCTGGATTAGATGAGATCGATGGTGAAGCCAGGGCAGAAATGGCGATCGCTGCTGCCAAACAAGCCGATCTAATTTTGTTTGTGGTGGCTGGAGATCTCAACCGCACCGAGTATGAAGCCTTGAAATTACTCAAGCAAACTGGCAAACCCCTGCTATTGGTATTTAATAAGGTTGATTTATATGCCACTGCTGATCAGCAAGCTATTTTGGCATCATTGCAGCGGGCGGCCTCGGAACTGGGGATCGCCACGGAGGAAATTATCCTGGCCGCAGCGGAGCCTATGCCAATGAGGGTAAGAATTCAATATGCAGGTGGTACTGATCCTGCTGATTCTGTTGATGCAATTGAAATTGTGGAAAAATATGAACAGCCCATGCCCCAAATCGAACCATTAAAAAAGCATCTGCTGGATTTGTTGAATCAGTCCGGCAGGGCTTTGCTGGCGATCAATGTATTACAGCAACTGCGCGAAATTCAAATTACCCTTAGCGATCGCCACATCCAAGATTTACCCACCCCGCGCACCTTGGCCAGTATTTCATTTGTGATCAAGGTAATTACCCTGGCCATCTTGCCTACTTTTGAGCTAGATGTTTTAGCTAGTGCTGCGATCGATAGCTGCTTAATCCTGGCTTGGGTGTGGGGCTATCCATTGCCGCGAGTTGGTTGGTGGGGCATAGCGATCGTTCTCAATGCAATTATCTCAGCGGGTTGGGCGATCGAGGCAGAACTTACTCAGATTGTCTGGATCGGGGCAACAATGCCAGCAATGTTGACATTATTGCAAAGGGAGTTACAAGCTGGTGCTGCTGGTGGCAAATTAGGTGCAGCATCTTTACTAGCCAAAATTCATCAAGAGACGGCAAATGCTCCTACTTGA
- a CDS encoding DNA polymerase III subunit alpha — protein MSSFVGLHVHTEYSLLDGASQISNLVDKVKELGMDAVALTDHGVMYGAIELIKTCEKKGIKPIIGNEMYILNGDFTKQEKKRKYHQVVLAKNMQGYRNLVKLTSISHLDGYQGKGIFARPCINKEYLFKYKEGLIVTSGCLAGEVPQAILQKHPDIARDVAALYKEQFGEDYYLEIQDHGYPEDRIVNVEIVKIARELGIKVVATNDAHFVSCYDVEAHDALLCIQTGKLIRDVNRLRYSGTEYVKSAEEMAQLYRDHLDDEVIAEAIANTLEVAAKVEAYDVMSEPKAANFDVPPGYTADTYLEKVTWDGLCDRRGVTSPEEVSNEDRERLLYELGIMQQKGFATYFLIVWDYIKYAKEQQIPVGPGRGSAAGSLVAYALGITNIDPIHHGLLFERFLNPERKSMPDIDTDFCIEHRDQMIKYVTEKYGADKVAQIITFNRLTSKAVLKDVGRVLDISYGETDKMAKMIPVVRGKPTKLGVMISDDTPASEFKERYEKEDHVFGWLDMAMRIEGVNKSSGVHAAGVVIAPMPLDQLVPLQRNNDGAITTQYPMEDLESLGILKMDFLGLRNLTTIQRTVDLVREYKKPDFSIEEAVPDDGSEEDKRTYALLAKGTLQGIFQLESSGMKQIVRDLKPSVIDDISSILALYRPGPLDAGLIPKFINRKHGREPITYEHPSLEPILKSTYGVLCYQEQIMRMAQDLAGYSLGEADLLRRAMGKKKVSEMEKQRGIFIAGAEDHGIPNQVAVSLFDQMVMFAEYCFNLSHSMAYGYVTYQTAYLKANYPVEYMSALLSSASGDQAKVQKYIASCLSMGIEILPPNINRSGVDFTPSGQQILFGLAAIKNLGSGAIEAILIARDEGGAFESLADLCSRVDTRVVNKKGLEALIQTGALDIINPNRRQLISDLEPTLEWASKKAKEKASGQGNLFDMFGGGDDSNDVLSFADAPVGKPVAEYESQEKLSLEKELLGFYISDHPLKIVNSAARLMAPMNLADLEESREESTVTAIVLVLDIKNVVTKKGDAMAILQLEDLTGSSEAVVFPRVYEKVKQYIEKDNRLLIWGKVDRRDEQTQLIINDMQPIESVRLVKVSLSPDQVTSMQEWHQLREVLKSKSGEQPNNGGGNGNGYSKRRYQQSHNGSTKIPVIATVDSYPNFVVRMGNQFWVENDIDTVEALKAAGFDAASDHLITK, from the coding sequence ATGTCATCTTTTGTTGGTTTGCATGTCCACACCGAATATAGCTTGCTTGATGGCGCTAGCCAGATTTCTAATCTGGTCGATAAGGTCAAAGAATTGGGCATGGATGCGGTTGCCCTCACCGATCATGGCGTGATGTATGGGGCGATCGAACTGATCAAAACCTGCGAAAAAAAAGGGATCAAGCCAATTATCGGTAATGAGATGTATATCCTCAATGGTGACTTTACCAAGCAGGAGAAAAAGCGCAAATATCACCAGGTGGTGCTAGCCAAGAATATGCAGGGCTATCGCAACCTGGTTAAGCTCACCTCGATTTCGCACTTAGATGGCTATCAGGGCAAGGGGATTTTTGCACGGCCATGCATTAATAAAGAGTATTTATTTAAATATAAAGAGGGGCTAATTGTCACTTCTGGCTGTCTGGCGGGGGAAGTACCGCAAGCAATCCTGCAAAAGCACCCGGATATTGCCCGTGATGTGGCGGCTTTATATAAAGAGCAGTTTGGTGAAGATTATTATTTGGAAATTCAGGATCATGGCTATCCCGAAGATCGAATTGTGAATGTAGAGATCGTTAAGATCGCCCGTGAATTGGGCATTAAAGTAGTTGCCACCAATGATGCACACTTTGTATCTTGTTATGACGTAGAAGCCCATGATGCATTGCTGTGTATTCAAACCGGCAAGCTGATCAGGGATGTCAATCGCCTCCGCTACAGCGGCACTGAATATGTTAAATCTGCCGAGGAAATGGCGCAATTATACCGCGATCACCTCGATGATGAAGTGATTGCCGAAGCGATCGCCAATACCCTGGAAGTGGCCGCCAAGGTGGAAGCCTATGACGTGATGAGTGAGCCCAAGGCCGCTAATTTTGATGTACCACCGGGATATACTGCCGATACCTATCTAGAGAAGGTGACCTGGGATGGTCTATGCGATCGGCGTGGCGTAACGTCGCCCGAAGAAGTTAGCAATGAAGATCGGGAGCGATTGTTGTATGAACTGGGAATCATGCAGCAAAAGGGCTTCGCCACCTACTTTTTAATTGTGTGGGACTACATTAAATATGCCAAGGAACAACAAATTCCGGTCGGCCCCGGTCGCGGTAGTGCGGCGGGCTCGCTGGTGGCCTATGCATTGGGAATCACGAATATCGATCCGATTCATCATGGCCTTCTATTTGAGCGATTCTTAAACCCAGAACGGAAATCAATGCCAGATATTGACACCGACTTCTGCATTGAGCACCGCGATCAAATGATTAAATATGTAACCGAGAAATATGGCGCGGATAAGGTGGCGCAAATCATTACCTTCAATCGCCTTACTTCTAAGGCAGTGCTAAAAGATGTGGGACGGGTGTTGGATATTTCCTATGGCGAAACTGATAAAATGGCGAAGATGATCCCGGTGGTGCGCGGTAAGCCAACCAAGCTGGGCGTGATGATTAGCGACGATACCCCCGCATCAGAGTTTAAGGAACGCTACGAAAAAGAAGATCATGTGTTTGGCTGGCTGGATATGGCGATGCGGATCGAAGGAGTAAACAAAAGCTCCGGCGTTCATGCTGCGGGCGTGGTGATCGCGCCGATGCCATTGGATCAGTTGGTGCCGCTGCAACGGAATAATGATGGCGCAATTACCACCCAATACCCAATGGAGGATCTTGAATCCCTGGGTATTCTTAAAATGGACTTTTTGGGCTTGCGTAACCTGACTACAATCCAGCGTACGGTTGATCTGGTGCGGGAATATAAGAAGCCAGATTTTAGCATTGAAGAAGCGGTTCCCGATGATGGCTCGGAAGAAGATAAAAGAACCTATGCGCTCTTGGCAAAAGGAACCTTGCAAGGGATCTTTCAGCTTGAATCGTCGGGGATGAAGCAGATCGTGCGCGATCTCAAACCCTCGGTGATCGATGATATTTCTTCGATCCTGGCGCTCTATCGCCCTGGCCCCCTTGATGCTGGCCTAATTCCTAAGTTCATCAATCGCAAGCATGGCCGCGAGCCGATCACTTACGAACATCCCTCCCTGGAGCCGATCCTCAAGTCTACCTACGGGGTGCTGTGCTACCAGGAACAAATCATGCGTATGGCTCAGGATCTAGCTGGTTATTCCCTCGGTGAAGCTGATCTGTTGCGACGGGCAATGGGGAAAAAGAAAGTATCGGAGATGGAGAAGCAGCGCGGTATTTTTATTGCTGGTGCGGAAGATCATGGCATTCCCAACCAGGTGGCAGTGAGCCTGTTTGACCAGATGGTGATGTTTGCGGAATATTGCTTTAACCTCAGTCATAGCATGGCCTATGGTTATGTGACCTATCAGACTGCTTATCTGAAGGCGAACTATCCAGTGGAATATATGTCAGCGTTGCTGTCTTCGGCCAGTGGCGATCAAGCCAAGGTGCAAAAGTATATTGCTTCTTGTTTGAGTATGGGCATTGAGATCTTGCCACCGAATATCAATCGCTCTGGTGTAGATTTTACCCCCAGTGGTCAACAGATTCTGTTTGGCTTGGCGGCGATTAAGAACCTTGGATCTGGGGCGATCGAGGCAATTTTGATCGCCAGGGACGAAGGTGGTGCATTTGAATCTCTGGCCGATCTCTGTAGCCGGGTTGATACCAGAGTTGTGAATAAAAAAGGCTTGGAAGCGCTGATCCAAACTGGGGCGTTGGATATTATCAATCCGAATCGGCGGCAGTTAATCAGCGATCTGGAACCAACTTTGGAATGGGCTTCAAAAAAAGCGAAGGAAAAAGCATCTGGGCAGGGCAATCTGTTTGATATGTTTGGTGGCGGCGATGATAGTAATGATGTATTGAGTTTTGCTGATGCACCAGTGGGTAAGCCTGTTGCTGAATATGAATCCCAGGAAAAGCTCAGCCTGGAAAAAGAACTACTGGGTTTTTATATCTCCGATCATCCGCTCAAGATCGTTAACTCGGCGGCGCGATTGATGGCACCAATGAATTTAGCCGACCTAGAAGAATCGCGCGAAGAATCTACGGTTACGGCGATCGTGCTGGTGCTAGACATCAAAAATGTGGTGACCAAGAAAGGTGATGCAATGGCGATCTTGCAGCTTGAGGATCTCACTGGTAGCTCGGAAGCGGTGGTATTCCCACGGGTTTACGAGAAGGTGAAGCAATATATCGAGAAAGACAATCGCTTACTGATTTGGGGCAAAGTCGATCGGCGTGACGAGCAAACTCAGTTGATTATTAACGACATGCAACCGATCGAATCGGTGCGATTGGTTAAAGTTTCGTTGAGTCCTGATCAAGTGACCAGTATGCAGGAATGGCATCAGTTGCGTGAGGTATTGAAAAGTAAAAGTGGCGAGCAGCCGAACAATGGCGGTGGCAATGGGAACGGCTATAGCAAGCGAAGATATCAACAAAGCCACAATGGCAGCACCAAGATCCCAGTGATCGCCACCGTAGATTCCTATCCAAATTTTGTGGTGCGAATGGGCAATCAGTTCTGGGTTGAGAATGATATTGATACAGTCGAAGCACTCAAAGCGGCGGGATTTGATGCTGCCTCCGATCATTTGATTACAAAATAA
- a CDS encoding CPXCG motif-containing cysteine-rich protein, whose protein sequence is MQNSVEYTCAYCGEPILTFVDLSAGSQQKYVEDCQVCCQPNVLYVRIDEETLEVEIDSEPES, encoded by the coding sequence ATGCAAAATTCAGTTGAATACACCTGTGCCTATTGCGGAGAACCGATCTTAACTTTTGTCGATCTATCGGCTGGATCGCAGCAAAAATATGTGGAAGATTGTCAGGTTTGCTGTCAACCAAATGTGCTGTATGTGCGGATTGATGAAGAGACTTTAGAAGTTGAGATCGATAGTGAGCCGGAAAGTTAA
- a CDS encoding GvpL/GvpF family gas vesicle protein, with translation MGLYLYAMLPEGKLATLTIEGMDKQPVQLYSIAPFTIAYSETERERFLASRAHLLTHERVIEAVMQAVDVHEAVPLPLQFGMVVEDWQQVRTDLITGHEKDLLGLIANLTGRREVGIKIFWDPTLELNMALEENLELKAKRDSLAEKILSMDDAIAIGQELEAALEQRQADIMDAFKDKLQPLSHEYVENELMTDNMLYNAAFLIDWDKEPEFADLVETLDQQFGDRLRIRYNDFTAPFNFVKLD, from the coding sequence ATGGGTTTGTATTTATATGCAATGCTACCAGAGGGTAAATTAGCTACCCTGACGATCGAGGGGATGGATAAACAGCCAGTGCAGTTATATTCAATCGCCCCATTTACGATCGCCTATAGCGAAACTGAGCGTGAGCGGTTTTTAGCCAGCAGGGCGCATTTACTTACCCATGAACGGGTAATTGAAGCGGTAATGCAAGCAGTAGATGTGCATGAAGCAGTGCCGCTCCCATTACAGTTCGGTATGGTAGTAGAAGATTGGCAGCAGGTTAGGACGGATTTGATCACAGGACATGAAAAAGATCTGCTGGGTTTAATTGCCAATCTAACCGGTAGGCGAGAAGTGGGGATCAAGATTTTCTGGGACCCAACCCTAGAACTAAATATGGCACTAGAAGAGAACTTAGAGCTAAAGGCAAAGCGCGATTCTCTGGCGGAAAAGATTTTGAGTATGGATGATGCGATTGCAATTGGCCAGGAACTAGAAGCGGCCTTAGAGCAGCGCCAGGCAGATATTATGGATGCCTTTAAAGATAAATTGCAACCGTTAAGCCATGAATATGTCGAGAATGAGCTAATGACCGATAATATGCTCTATAACGCAGCATTTTTGATCGATTGGGACAAAGAACCAGAATTTGCTGACCTGGTCGAGACATTAGATCAACAATTTGGCGATCGCCTCCGCATCCGCTATAACGATTTCACCGCACCGTTTAATTTTGTCAAATTAGATTAG
- a CDS encoding DUF1643 domain-containing protein: MKRSAIIDLTKQYRYLLRREWDITKPQVVFIMLNPSPANEQRT, encoded by the coding sequence GTGAAGCGAAGCGCCATCATCGATCTAACTAAGCAATATCGCTATTTGCTGCGGCGTGAGTGGGATATAACCAAACCGCAAGTGGTTTTTATTATGCTAAATCCCAGCCCTGCCAATGAGCAGCGTACCTAA